In Janthinobacterium sp. 67, a genomic segment contains:
- the cobA gene encoding uroporphyrinogen-III C-methyltransferase: protein MNSSPSLPGKVYLIGAGPGAQDLMTLRGARLLAQADVVLHDALVTEEMLELCPQAQKILVGKRCGQLSTAQAFINKQLVDNARKHAIIVRLKGGDPMLFGRADEELRALEEAGIVVEVVPGITTALAAAAATQQPLTKRGVSRSVAFFTSSTAPGEPDQTRIPDCDTLVQYMGGREAIATAQRLLAQGRRADTPVVVIENCSRPDQRIVRLTLSALAHGLGDTHGPVLVMLGDAMAARTHQAIEEAAANLARHA, encoded by the coding sequence ATGAACAGCTCCCCATCTCTCCCCGGCAAGGTCTACCTGATCGGCGCCGGACCCGGCGCGCAAGACCTGATGACCTTGCGCGGCGCGCGCCTGCTGGCACAGGCGGACGTCGTGCTGCACGACGCGCTGGTTACCGAAGAGATGCTGGAGCTGTGCCCCCAGGCGCAAAAAATCCTCGTCGGCAAGCGCTGCGGCCAGTTGTCGACGGCGCAGGCATTCATCAACAAGCAATTGGTCGACAATGCGCGCAAGCACGCCATCATCGTGCGCCTGAAAGGGGGCGACCCCATGCTGTTTGGCCGCGCCGATGAAGAATTGCGGGCACTGGAAGAAGCGGGCATCGTCGTCGAAGTGGTGCCCGGCATTACCACGGCCCTGGCGGCGGCGGCCGCCACCCAGCAGCCGCTGACCAAGCGGGGCGTATCGCGCAGCGTGGCCTTTTTTACGTCCAGCACGGCACCGGGCGAACCGGACCAGACGCGCATCCCGGACTGCGACACCCTGGTGCAATACATGGGCGGGCGCGAAGCCATCGCCACGGCCCAGCGCCTGCTGGCCCAGGGCCGCCGTGCCGACACGCCGGTGGTGGTGATTGAAAACTGCAGCCGCCCGGACCAGCGCATCGTGCGCCTGACGCTGAGCGCCCTGGCGCACGGCCTGGGCGACACCCACGGTCCCGTGCTGGTGATGCTGGGCGACGCCATGGCCGCGCGCACGCACCAGGCCATCGAAGAAGCGGCCGCGAATCTGGCGCGCCATGCTTGA
- the cysD gene encoding sulfate adenylyltransferase subunit CysD, whose amino-acid sequence MSNILNQRHLDSLESEAIHIMREVAAESANPALLFSGGKDSVVLLRLAEKAFRPGKFPFPLVHIDTGHNFPEVITFRDKKVAELGERLIVGSVEDSIKRGTVRLRNPATDSRNAAQAVTLLETIAEYKFDACIGGARRDEEKARAKERIFSFRDEFGAWDPKAQRPELWDLYNTRVHPGENMRVFPISNWTELDVWQYIAREQLELPPIYFAHERQVIPRNGLLVPLTDLTPPREGETVETQVVRFRTVGDISCTCPVSSDAATVDAIIAETAITQITERGATRMDDQTSEASMEKRKKAGYF is encoded by the coding sequence ATGAGCAATATTTTGAACCAGCGTCACCTCGACAGCCTTGAATCGGAAGCCATCCACATCATGCGCGAAGTGGCGGCCGAATCGGCCAACCCTGCGCTGCTGTTTTCCGGCGGCAAGGATTCCGTCGTCCTGCTGCGCCTGGCCGAGAAAGCCTTCCGCCCAGGCAAGTTCCCATTCCCCCTCGTGCACATCGACACGGGCCACAACTTCCCGGAAGTCATCACTTTCCGTGACAAGAAAGTGGCGGAACTGGGCGAACGCCTGATCGTCGGTTCCGTGGAAGACTCGATCAAGCGCGGCACCGTGCGCCTGCGCAACCCGGCCACGGATTCGCGCAACGCGGCCCAAGCCGTGACCTTGCTGGAAACCATCGCCGAATACAAATTTGACGCCTGCATCGGCGGCGCGCGCCGCGACGAAGAAAAAGCCCGTGCCAAGGAACGCATCTTCTCGTTCCGTGACGAATTCGGCGCCTGGGACCCGAAAGCCCAGCGTCCGGAATTGTGGGACCTGTATAACACCCGCGTGCATCCGGGTGAAAACATGCGCGTCTTCCCCATCTCGAACTGGACCGAGCTGGACGTGTGGCAATACATCGCTCGCGAGCAACTCGAACTGCCGCCGATCTACTTCGCGCACGAGCGCCAGGTGATCCCGCGCAACGGTTTGCTGGTGCCGCTGACGGATCTGACGCCGCCGCGCGAAGGTGAAACGGTGGAAACGCAAGTCGTGCGCTTCCGCACGGTGGGCGATATCTCGTGCACCTGCCCCGTGTCGTCCGACGCGGCGACGGTCGACGCCATCATCGCCGAGACGGCAATCACGCAAATCACGGAACGCGGCGCCACCCGCATGGACGACCAGACTTCCGAAGCCTCGATGGAAAAACGCAAGAAAGCAGGGTATTTCTAA
- the lptF gene encoding LPS export ABC transporter permease LptF: MIFQRALRRELASAAGATFTVLFSILLTWMLIGILGKAAGGKIASSDVMSLMVFSALMQLPTIIILTGFIAVLMVVTRSYKESEMVVWFASGLSLSRWIWPVLSFGLPLVLATGVLSLYATPWAQKKSDEYVARFEKREDLQKVTPGQFRESAGSNRIFFVEGVRGEKNVVQNVFVNTVDEKGSAVVVVAKEGVINTDAKGQRFLVLKSGRRYQGVPTQADFQTMEFEQYIMRIESKQQELGADLGVRAMSTMALVEANNQFTMAELLWRVSAPLIGLMLILLAIPLGFVNPRAGSSTNLIIALLIFFTYSNLIKVIEASVKQGRMTFGLAWWPLHLLAALAVVALFVWRLNVNHRYHPLVLLAAFKRARRAGNTSKAVSK; this comes from the coding sequence ATGATCTTTCAACGCGCCCTTCGACGTGAATTGGCTAGTGCCGCCGGGGCCACCTTCACAGTTTTATTCAGCATCCTGCTCACCTGGATGCTGATCGGTATTCTCGGCAAGGCGGCGGGCGGCAAGATCGCATCGTCCGACGTCATGTCGCTGATGGTTTTTTCCGCCCTGATGCAGCTGCCCACCATCATCATCCTCACCGGTTTCATTGCGGTGCTGATGGTCGTCACGCGCAGCTACAAGGAGTCGGAGATGGTGGTGTGGTTCGCCTCCGGCCTGAGCCTGTCGCGCTGGATCTGGCCCGTGCTCAGCTTCGGCCTGCCGCTGGTGCTGGCCACCGGTGTCCTGAGCCTGTACGCCACGCCGTGGGCGCAAAAGAAAAGCGATGAATATGTGGCGCGCTTTGAAAAGCGCGAAGATCTGCAGAAGGTCACGCCGGGCCAGTTCCGCGAATCGGCCGGCAGCAACCGTATCTTCTTCGTCGAGGGCGTTCGCGGTGAGAAGAACGTCGTGCAGAACGTCTTCGTCAATACCGTCGATGAAAAAGGCAGCGCCGTCGTCGTCGTGGCCAAGGAAGGCGTGATCAATACCGACGCCAAGGGCCAGCGCTTCCTCGTGCTCAAGAGCGGCCGCCGTTACCAGGGCGTGCCGACGCAGGCGGACTTCCAGACCATGGAATTCGAACAGTACATCATGCGCATCGAGAGCAAGCAGCAGGAGCTGGGCGCGGACCTGGGCGTACGCGCCATGAGCACCATGGCGCTGGTCGAGGCGAACAATCAGTTCACCATGGCCGAATTGCTGTGGCGGGTCAGCGCGCCCCTGATCGGCCTGATGCTGATCCTGCTGGCCATTCCGCTGGGCTTTGTCAATCCGCGCGCCGGCAGTTCGACCAATCTCATCATCGCGCTGCTGATTTTCTTTACGTACAGCAACCTGATCAAGGTCATCGAAGCGAGCGTGAAACAGGGCCGCATGACCTTCGGCCTGGCCTGGTGGCCGCTGCATCTGCTGGCCGCGCTGGCCGTGGTGGCGCTGTTTGTATGGCGCCTGAACGTGAATCACCGCTATCATCCGCTGGTTCTGCTGGCGGCTTTCAAGCGCGCGCGCCGCGCCGGCAATACAAGTAAAGCGGTATCGAAATGA
- a CDS encoding DUF934 domain-containing protein: MFEVREEIIKNATVVPNTWGLLRLDETDTPETVVVPAGKVIVPLPVWQAQREALAARLPDIGVWLASDERPEELAADVAQLPVIGVDFPKFTDGRGYSIAFNLRARLGFQGELRAIGDVLRDQLFSMHRVGFDAYATRPDRSIHDALKGLSVFSETYQASWDQKSPLFRRHQREGQNPDLDNAAGI; this comes from the coding sequence ATGTTTGAAGTACGCGAAGAAATCATCAAGAACGCCACCGTGGTGCCGAATACCTGGGGCTTGCTGCGCCTCGATGAAACCGACACGCCGGAAACGGTCGTCGTGCCAGCCGGCAAGGTCATCGTGCCGCTGCCAGTATGGCAAGCCCAGCGCGAGGCCTTGGCCGCGCGCCTGCCCGACATCGGCGTATGGCTGGCCAGCGACGAGCGCCCGGAAGAACTGGCGGCCGACGTGGCGCAACTGCCCGTCATTGGCGTGGATTTCCCGAAATTCACGGATGGCCGCGGCTATTCCATCGCCTTCAACCTGCGCGCCCGCCTCGGTTTCCAGGGCGAACTGCGCGCCATCGGCGACGTGCTGCGCGACCAGCTGTTCTCGATGCACCGGGTCGGCTTCGATGCGTACGCGACGCGCCCGGACCGCAGCATCCATGACGCCCTGAAAGGTTTGTCTGTCTTTTCGGAAACCTACCAAGCTTCGTGGGATCAAAAGTCGCCGCTGTTCCGCCGCCACCAGCGCGAAGGCCAGAATCCTGACCTCGACAACGCGGCCGGCATCTGA
- a CDS encoding sulfate adenylyltransferase subunit 1, which translates to MNAAIQNTTLTDSLERGMLRFITAGSVDDGKSTLIGRLLFDSKGIFADQLDAMSRSKHKRTVGDTVDLSLLTDGLEAEREQGITIDVAYRYFATPKRKFIIADTPGHEQYTRNMVTGASTADAVIILIDVSKVKLGDDGSVELLIQTKRHSTIAHLLQIEHVVVAVNKMDLVDYDETVYNRIVAAYREFAQSLGLKDITPIPLSALTGDNVVERGDKLGWYTGPTLIELLESLSVYDESHDTPFRFPVQLVARHNGHEANDFRGYMGRIEAGKVSIGDTLVVQPSGQTATVKDIVTLDGSLPTAVVGQSVTLLLNEYLDISRGDLLASSERPASLLKQVTADVCWLSEDALDLRRKYWIKHGTKQTAAKVTAIESILDINTQQRHPAEGLKLNDIARISLNVQQALAADAYADIRATGAFILIDEVTHQTVAAGMVRL; encoded by the coding sequence ATGAACGCAGCAATCCAGAACACCACTCTCACCGACAGCCTGGAGCGCGGCATGCTGCGCTTCATCACGGCCGGTTCCGTCGATGACGGCAAGAGCACGCTGATCGGCCGTTTGCTGTTCGACAGCAAGGGCATCTTTGCCGACCAGCTCGACGCCATGTCGCGCTCCAAGCACAAGCGCACGGTGGGCGACACGGTCGACCTGTCGCTGCTGACGGACGGCCTGGAAGCGGAACGCGAGCAAGGCATCACCATCGACGTGGCCTACCGCTACTTTGCCACGCCGAAACGCAAATTCATCATCGCCGACACGCCAGGCCACGAGCAATACACGCGCAACATGGTGACGGGCGCGTCCACCGCCGACGCCGTCATCATCCTAATCGACGTATCGAAAGTGAAACTGGGCGACGACGGCAGCGTGGAATTGCTGATCCAGACCAAGCGCCATTCGACGATTGCCCACCTGCTGCAGATCGAGCACGTGGTCGTGGCCGTCAACAAGATGGACCTGGTCGACTACGATGAAACGGTGTACAACCGCATCGTCGCCGCCTACCGCGAATTCGCCCAGTCGCTGGGCTTGAAGGACATCACGCCGATCCCACTGTCAGCATTGACGGGCGACAACGTCGTCGAACGCGGCGACAAGCTGGGCTGGTACACGGGCCCGACTTTGATCGAACTGCTCGAATCGCTGTCCGTCTACGACGAATCGCACGACACGCCCTTCCGCTTCCCGGTGCAGCTGGTGGCACGCCACAACGGCCACGAAGCGAACGACTTCCGCGGCTACATGGGCCGCATCGAAGCAGGCAAGGTCAGCATCGGCGACACCCTCGTGGTGCAGCCATCGGGCCAGACGGCAACCGTCAAGGATATCGTCACCCTGGACGGTTCGCTGCCAACGGCCGTGGTGGGCCAGTCCGTCACCCTGCTGCTCAATGAATACCTCGATATCTCGCGCGGCGACTTGCTGGCGAGCAGCGAGCGCCCTGCCTCGCTGCTCAAACAGGTAACGGCCGACGTGTGCTGGCTGTCGGAAGATGCGCTGGACCTGCGCCGCAAGTACTGGATCAAGCACGGCACCAAGCAGACGGCGGCCAAGGTGACGGCGATCGAATCGATCCTCGACATCAATACGCAGCAGCGCCATCCGGCCGAAGGCTTGAAGCTGAACGACATCGCGCGCATCAGCCTGAACGTGCAGCAGGCGCTGGCAGCCGATGCGTATGCGGACATCCGCGCCACGGGCGCGTTTATCCTGATCGATGAAGTCACCCACCAGACCGTCGCGGCGGGCATGGTTCGACTCTAA
- the lptG gene encoding LPS export ABC transporter permease LptG, which translates to MKILQRYFAVSIFQAVLFVLLAFLALQAFIDLTGELPKVGRNGYTIQYAFLYVLVLVPGHVYEVMPIAALIGTIYTMAQFAASSEFTIMRASSMSTAMAAGFLFRIGIVFVVITFIFGELITPRTEPLAERLKLTSRGATVSSEFRSGLWTKDMIKSEGLTGTVTGSRFFNVGEARPDGQLKNVKLYEFDIDMRLRTLTVAKGATYQGNNTWRLTDVTETSFSNSAAIAPGFEPKLANYFGQETSLVRTVQSASKDMMSEVTPKILTVSASDPERMSASELAVYTRHLAENKQETERFRIAFWKKLIDPLAIFVLMALALPFAYMHTRSGGISLKIFIGIMIGVSFMLVNTLFSHLGLLSTWPAFLTAVAPSALYLLLALGALWWVERH; encoded by the coding sequence ATGAAGATTTTACAGCGCTATTTTGCGGTCTCGATATTCCAGGCGGTGCTGTTCGTGCTGCTTGCCTTTTTGGCACTGCAAGCCTTCATCGACCTGACGGGCGAGCTGCCCAAGGTGGGCCGCAACGGCTACACCATTCAGTATGCCTTCCTGTACGTGCTGGTGCTGGTGCCGGGACACGTGTACGAGGTGATGCCGATCGCGGCGCTGATCGGCACCATCTACACGATGGCGCAGTTTGCCGCGAGTTCCGAATTTACCATCATGCGCGCTTCGAGCATGTCGACGGCGATGGCCGCCGGTTTTCTGTTCCGCATCGGTATCGTCTTCGTCGTCATCACCTTCATCTTCGGTGAGCTGATCACGCCGCGCACGGAACCGCTGGCCGAACGCCTCAAGCTGACTTCGCGCGGCGCGACCGTGTCGAGCGAATTTCGCTCTGGCCTGTGGACCAAGGACATGATCAAGAGCGAGGGCCTGACGGGCACCGTCACCGGTTCGCGCTTTTTCAATGTGGGCGAAGCGCGTCCGGACGGCCAGCTGAAGAACGTCAAACTGTATGAATTCGACATCGACATGCGTTTGCGTACCCTGACCGTGGCCAAGGGCGCGACGTACCAGGGCAATAACACCTGGCGCCTGACCGACGTGACGGAGACCTCGTTCTCGAACAGCGCGGCCATTGCCCCCGGTTTCGAGCCTAAGCTGGCGAACTACTTTGGACAGGAAACGAGCCTGGTGCGCACGGTGCAAAGCGCCAGCAAGGACATGATGTCGGAAGTGACGCCGAAGATCCTGACGGTCTCGGCCTCCGATCCCGAACGCATGTCGGCCAGCGAACTGGCCGTGTACACGCGCCACCTGGCCGAGAACAAGCAGGAAACGGAGCGTTTCCGCATCGCCTTCTGGAAAAAACTGATCGATCCGCTGGCCATTTTCGTGCTGATGGCGCTGGCGCTGCCGTTCGCCTACATGCATACGCGCAGCGGCGGCATCAGCCTGAAGATCTTCATCGGCATCATGATCGGCGTGAGCTTCATGCTGGTCAACACCCTGTTCTCGCATCTTGGCTTGCTCAGCACCTGGCCAGCCTTCCTGACGGCGGTGGCGCCGAGCGCCCTGTATCTGCTGCTGGCGCTGGGCGCCCTGTGGTGGGTGGAGCGGCACTGA
- a CDS encoding Stealth CR1 domain-containing protein, whose amino-acid sequence MSGIDIVYLWVDGADPAWRARRQQAYATWAQAHPGQLALHGNVAGRYRDNGELRYNLRALERFFPGHGHIYLLTDRQVPAWLRASPRLTVIDHASLMPAASLPVFDSGHIESYLHHIPGLSERFLYLNDDVFFGAPFEPAFWFGEEGDRRLSVFTESELQDDLHDDLQGLRADVAAPVNCATLSRQWLSAQYADYRHEPRLYAHAPRPMLKSALHVLEGLAPAMFSGVRATVFRSWQVPALLPDLVPRWMVHQGVARSRMLDPLHIASGDVAAPQQLEELAARFGSLPFFCINDTCDEAEDDDPRLLRVAATLQRLLPLPSSFEGA is encoded by the coding sequence TTGAGCGGCATCGACATCGTCTACCTGTGGGTGGACGGCGCCGATCCCGCCTGGCGCGCGCGCCGGCAGCAGGCGTATGCCACCTGGGCGCAAGCCCATCCCGGCCAGCTGGCCCTGCACGGCAACGTGGCGGGCCGCTACCGCGACAACGGCGAACTGCGCTACAACCTGCGCGCGCTCGAGCGCTTCTTCCCCGGCCATGGCCACATCTACCTGCTGACGGACCGGCAAGTGCCGGCCTGGCTGCGCGCCTCGCCGCGCCTGACGGTGATCGACCATGCGAGCCTGATGCCCGCCGCCTCCCTGCCCGTGTTCGACTCCGGCCATATCGAATCGTATCTGCACCATATTCCCGGCCTGTCCGAGCGCTTCCTGTACCTGAACGACGATGTCTTTTTCGGCGCGCCGTTCGAGCCCGCATTCTGGTTTGGCGAGGAAGGGGACCGGCGTTTGAGTGTGTTTACGGAGAGCGAGCTGCAGGATGACCTGCACGATGATCTGCAGGGCTTGCGCGCCGACGTGGCGGCGCCCGTCAATTGCGCTACTTTGTCGCGGCAATGGCTGTCGGCGCAATATGCCGATTACCGGCATGAACCGCGCCTGTATGCGCATGCGCCCCGGCCCATGCTGAAAAGCGCGCTGCATGTACTGGAAGGGCTGGCGCCGGCCATGTTTTCCGGCGTGCGCGCGACCGTGTTTCGCTCGTGGCAGGTACCGGCATTGCTGCCCGACCTGGTGCCGCGCTGGATGGTGCATCAGGGAGTCGCGCGCTCGCGCATGCTCGACCCGCTGCATATCGCCAGCGGCGATGTGGCGGCGCCGCAGCAGCTCGAGGAGCTGGCGGCGCGTTTCGGCAGCTTGCCGTTTTTCTGCATCAACGATACCTGCGACGAGGCCGAGGACGACGACCCGCGCCTGCTGCGCGTGGCCGCCACCTTGCAGCGGCTGCTGCCGCTGCCATCCTCATTCGAAGGCGCTTAA
- a CDS encoding leucyl aminopeptidase has translation MDFSIKAFDTKSTLGTAKSGCIAVAVFENKKLSPAAKSLDSKGAISAALKSGDISGKPGSTLLLRTVDGVAAERVLLVGMGSDDTVSEKSFTSGVQAALKAFGSLGAADAIIALPLAEVKERDVNWAIRCVVQAAHDSEYRSDSQKSKKDPAPAGVRKIVLAAPATAATRGALAQATAIANGSDLTRNLGDLPANIANPTYLANTAKQLAKDYKFEVEVLDRKQLEALKMGSFLSVTNGSEQPPKFIVLKHMGGKAKDAPVVLVGKGITFDTGGISIKAGPGMDEMKYDMCGAASVLGTFRAIGEMNLKLNVIGIIAACENMPSGRATKPGDIVTSMNGLTIEVLNTDAEGRLVLCDALTYAERFKPAAVVDIATLTGACVVALGHHNSGLFTRSDAAHDQLAGELLAAGKQASDTAWRMPIEEAYNEQLKSNFADLANIGTPGGGAVTAAAFLENFTKKYTWAHLDIAGTAWKSGGSKGATGRPVPLLTTFLINRV, from the coding sequence ATGGACTTTAGCATAAAAGCATTCGATACCAAGAGCACCCTCGGCACGGCCAAAAGCGGATGCATCGCGGTTGCGGTATTCGAAAACAAAAAACTGTCGCCAGCGGCAAAATCGCTGGACAGCAAGGGTGCGATTTCGGCTGCGCTGAAGTCCGGCGACATCAGCGGCAAGCCTGGCAGCACTTTGCTGCTGCGCACAGTCGATGGCGTCGCCGCCGAACGTGTTCTGCTGGTAGGCATGGGCAGCGATGACACTGTCAGCGAAAAAAGCTTCACAAGCGGCGTACAAGCCGCACTCAAGGCCTTCGGCTCGCTGGGTGCTGCGGACGCCATTATCGCATTACCGCTGGCTGAAGTGAAAGAGCGCGACGTAAATTGGGCAATCCGTTGCGTGGTGCAAGCCGCCCACGACAGCGAATACCGCAGCGACTCGCAAAAAAGCAAAAAAGATCCGGCGCCGGCAGGCGTGCGCAAGATCGTCCTGGCCGCTCCCGCAACGGCAGCGACGCGCGGCGCGCTGGCGCAAGCGACCGCCATCGCCAACGGTTCCGACCTGACGCGCAACCTGGGCGACCTGCCGGCGAACATCGCCAACCCGACCTACCTGGCCAACACGGCCAAGCAGCTGGCCAAGGATTACAAGTTCGAAGTCGAAGTGCTGGACCGCAAACAGCTCGAAGCGCTGAAAATGGGCAGCTTCCTGTCCGTCACCAACGGCAGCGAGCAGCCGCCGAAATTCATCGTCCTGAAGCACATGGGTGGCAAGGCCAAGGATGCGCCGGTCGTCCTGGTCGGCAAGGGCATCACCTTCGACACGGGCGGCATTTCGATCAAGGCCGGTCCTGGCATGGATGAAATGAAGTACGACATGTGCGGCGCCGCCTCGGTGCTGGGCACCTTCCGCGCCATCGGCGAGATGAACCTGAAGCTGAACGTCATCGGCATCATCGCCGCGTGCGAAAACATGCCGTCGGGCCGCGCCACCAAGCCGGGCGACATCGTCACTTCCATGAACGGTCTGACCATCGAAGTGCTGAACACGGACGCCGAAGGCCGCCTGGTGCTGTGCGACGCGCTGACCTACGCCGAACGCTTCAAGCCGGCCGCCGTCGTCGATATCGCCACCCTGACGGGCGCTTGCGTCGTCGCTCTGGGCCACCACAACAGCGGCCTGTTTACGCGCAGCGATGCGGCGCATGACCAGCTGGCCGGTGAACTGCTGGCAGCGGGCAAGCAAGCCAGCGACACGGCATGGCGCATGCCGATCGAAGAAGCGTACAACGAGCAGCTGAAGTCGAACTTCGCGGACCTGGCCAACATCGGCACGCCAGGCGGCGGCGCGGTGACGGCAGCGGCCTTCCTGGAAAACTTCACCAAAAAGTACACTTGGGCGCATCTGGACATCGCCGGCACGGCATGGAAATCGGGCGGATCGAAAGGCGCGACCGGTCGTCCAGTCCCTCTGCTCACCACGTTCCTGATCAACCGGGTCTAA
- a CDS encoding phosphoadenylyl-sulfate reductase has protein sequence MSDLTSLIDATEQTLARIAADFSPAVFASSLAAEDMVLTDMILKAKLPIGIFSLETGRLHQETLAVLDKVKARYDHDITLYRPQPEAVAAYVEQNGLNAFYNSVEMRRECCRIRKVEPLGRALAGNKAWVTGQRRAQSTTRAELHVQEIDTAHAMTKFNPLADWSEEDVWAYIRANDVPYNALHDQGYPSIGCEPCTRAVQPGEDVRAGRWWWENPDSKECGLHMVDGKLIRIKSVAA, from the coding sequence ATGAGCGATTTGACTTCTTTGATTGACGCCACCGAGCAAACGCTGGCACGCATCGCGGCGGATTTTTCGCCGGCCGTGTTCGCGTCCAGCCTGGCAGCCGAAGACATGGTGCTGACCGACATGATACTCAAGGCGAAGCTGCCCATCGGCATCTTCTCCTTGGAAACAGGCCGCCTGCACCAGGAAACCCTGGCCGTGCTCGACAAGGTCAAGGCCCGTTACGACCACGACATCACCCTGTACCGCCCGCAGCCGGAAGCCGTGGCGGCCTACGTGGAACAGAACGGCCTCAACGCCTTTTATAACAGCGTCGAGATGCGCCGCGAATGCTGCCGCATCCGCAAGGTCGAACCGCTGGGCCGCGCCCTGGCCGGCAACAAGGCCTGGGTCACGGGACAGCGCCGCGCCCAGTCCACCACGCGCGCCGAATTGCACGTGCAGGAGATTGATACGGCGCACGCGATGACGAAATTCAACCCGCTGGCGGACTGGTCGGAAGAAGACGTGTGGGCCTATATCCGCGCCAACGACGTGCCCTACAACGCGTTGCACGACCAGGGCTACCCGTCGATCGGCTGCGAACCGTGCACGCGGGCCGTGCAGCCGGGCGAAGATGTGCGTGCCGGACGCTGGTGGTGGGAAAACCCGGATTCGAAAGAATGCGGCCTGCACATGGTGGACGGCAAACTGATACGCATCAAATCCGTGGCAGCCTGA
- a CDS encoding sirohydrochlorin chelatase, whose amino-acid sequence METNVKQALILFAHGARAASWAAPFERLRDLTQARMPDASVHLAFLELMTPRLPELVATLVAELPAGAILDVTVVPVFLGQGGHVLRDLPLLLEELRQQHPVLRLKVVEAVGENASVLAAIADYCVAAPGSSIPP is encoded by the coding sequence ATGGAGACGAACGTGAAACAGGCACTGATCTTGTTTGCCCACGGTGCGCGCGCCGCATCGTGGGCCGCGCCCTTCGAGCGCCTGCGCGACCTGACCCAGGCGCGCATGCCCGACGCCAGCGTGCACCTGGCTTTCCTGGAACTGATGACGCCGCGCCTGCCCGAGCTGGTGGCGACCCTGGTGGCCGAGCTGCCCGCCGGCGCCATCCTGGACGTCACCGTGGTGCCCGTGTTCCTGGGGCAGGGCGGCCATGTGCTGCGCGACTTGCCGCTGCTGCTGGAAGAATTGCGCCAGCAGCATCCGGTACTGCGCCTGAAAGTGGTCGAAGCGGTGGGCGAGAACGCCAGCGTGCTCGCCGCCATCGCCGATTACTGCGTGGCGGCGCCAGGTTCCAGCATTCCCCCTTGA